A genomic segment from Flavobacterium inviolabile encodes:
- a CDS encoding ABC transporter ATP-binding protein: MISTETQEHSNWFLKFFLCLLAIVGAVNSVIYTIAPLLPAKWAARIIPVGLSMLLIAILFSVGFSIYWHYKAKKGKINSQKYRIWLTALLRYWLAFHIMIFGFEKLFEVNFAFANHLEDALVNTLTGTELTWKYYGSTYGLAAIVGVFQIAGSIFLLFRRTVLLGVATLLPVLFNIVLINIFYGIGPITTFTSMLMTLGLCYLLLERKDAIIALFTKYKNPSPAIGNKALRAVVRVLCIVIPLVFIMYYRYDVHLSDKYFGKWKVDSMMRNGKKIAENAWEKDTSAWKVVYIEERGKIYYSPNPHVYVDSTSVLMRYQYDDTKNSLQVIAYERNPAQPDTIPVQINKFNGSTMQWNMVLYKDTIQMQLKKVIR; this comes from the coding sequence ATGATTTCAACAGAAACACAAGAACACTCCAATTGGTTTTTAAAATTCTTTTTATGCCTTTTAGCCATTGTAGGAGCTGTCAATTCTGTTATTTATACAATCGCTCCCCTTTTGCCTGCAAAATGGGCAGCACGGATCATTCCTGTTGGATTATCGATGTTACTCATTGCGATTCTGTTTTCGGTTGGTTTTTCAATTTACTGGCATTATAAAGCTAAAAAAGGGAAAATTAATTCTCAGAAATACCGTATCTGGCTGACAGCGTTATTGCGTTATTGGCTGGCATTCCATATCATGATATTTGGATTTGAAAAATTGTTTGAGGTCAATTTTGCATTTGCAAATCATCTGGAAGACGCCCTGGTTAATACCTTGACCGGAACGGAACTGACCTGGAAGTATTACGGATCCACCTATGGTCTTGCCGCAATTGTTGGTGTTTTTCAGATTGCAGGAAGTATTTTTTTATTGTTCAGACGTACGGTATTATTAGGTGTGGCAACACTGCTGCCGGTACTTTTTAATATTGTATTGATCAACATCTTTTATGGAATCGGACCGATTACGACTTTTACTTCAATGCTAATGACTTTAGGCTTATGCTATTTGCTATTGGAGCGAAAAGATGCCATAATAGCCTTGTTTACGAAATATAAAAACCCATCGCCGGCTATAGGAAATAAAGCACTTCGGGCTGTCGTACGGGTGCTGTGTATAGTGATTCCTTTGGTATTTATCATGTATTACCGCTATGATGTTCATCTTTCCGATAAATATTTTGGAAAGTGGAAAGTGGATAGCATGATGCGCAACGGAAAGAAGATTGCTGAAAATGCATGGGAGAAAGACACTTCCGCCTGGAAAGTGGTTTACATTGAGGAACGCGGTAAAATATACTACAGCCCGAATCCGCATGTGTATGTAGACAGTACTTCGGTATTAATGCGCTATCAGTATGACGATACCAAAAACAGCTTACAGGTTATCGCTTACGAACGCAATCCTGCCCAACCGGATACTATTCCGGTGCAGATTAACAAATTCAACGGCAGTACGATGCAATGGAATATGGTACTGTATAAGGATACCATACAAATGCAGTTGAAGAAAGTAATCCGGTAA
- a CDS encoding DUF3817 domain-containing protein, with amino-acid sequence MLRFFKIIAFLEGISLLLLLFVAMPLKYMYDKPEMVRFVGMAHGLLFIGYIVIASMLKMEENWSFKKYFQVCIASVIPFGTFYIEKKIL; translated from the coding sequence ATGTTACGTTTTTTTAAAATTATTGCTTTTCTGGAAGGGATATCCCTCCTGCTCCTGTTGTTTGTGGCCATGCCTCTAAAATATATGTATGACAAACCGGAAATGGTTCGTTTCGTTGGAATGGCACATGGATTACTGTTTATCGGTTATATTGTAATCGCCAGTATGCTGAAAATGGAAGAGAATTGGTCGTTTAAAAAATACTTCCAGGTTTGTATTGCATCGGTAATTCCTTTCGGTACTTTTTATATTGAGAAAAAAATTCTGTAA
- a CDS encoding HNH endonuclease: protein MKNLIPLTRKIEYWDNIVNNKREIQRIPLQAIRPNILVRITDYTDRTTPNNLETIPASPFTAPHSNYLQGCYGKSNNLSALKARIKDRQNRLLRAECQYCNIGEPETFDHYLPKSDFPEFSALSINLIPCCAKCNTKKGEEWLFAGNRKIINYYYDILPDVDYLRCDIVYSANVPQAVFSIDSAQIPVNIRSVIVNHFETLLLLDRYKQRSNSEIIDVLNAITPSLGRLTRVQIQENLQQEAINMKASKGRNYWRAILRTALSDSNRFLTEAGF from the coding sequence ATGAAAAATTTAATTCCGTTAACCAGGAAGATTGAGTATTGGGACAATATTGTAAATAATAAAAGAGAAATCCAACGGATACCGCTTCAGGCAATACGCCCCAATATACTGGTTCGAATTACGGATTATACTGATCGTACGACTCCGAATAATTTAGAGACCATACCGGCATCTCCATTTACAGCGCCTCATAGTAATTATCTTCAGGGATGTTATGGAAAGTCCAATAATTTATCAGCTTTAAAAGCACGAATCAAAGACCGGCAAAATAGGCTACTGCGGGCAGAATGCCAATATTGTAATATTGGGGAACCTGAAACATTTGACCATTATTTGCCCAAGAGTGATTTTCCGGAATTTTCGGCACTTTCTATTAATCTGATTCCTTGTTGTGCTAAGTGCAATACCAAAAAAGGGGAAGAATGGCTGTTTGCAGGTAACCGGAAAATCATAAACTACTACTATGACATTTTACCCGATGTTGACTATTTGAGGTGTGATATCGTTTATAGCGCTAATGTGCCGCAAGCTGTTTTTTCAATTGATAGCGCCCAAATACCCGTAAATATTCGCTCGGTAATTGTCAATCATTTTGAAACGCTTCTTTTATTGGACAGGTACAAGCAAAGGAGTAATAGTGAAATAATTGATGTGCTAAATGCCATAACCCCATCTTTAGGAAGATTGACACGTGTGCAAATTCAGGAAAATTTACAACAGGAGGCAATAAATATGAAGGCCAGTAAAGGACGTAATTATTGGAGGGCTATACTAAGAACTGCTCTATCTGATTCGAACCGGTTTCTAACGGAGGCCGGATTTTAG
- a CDS encoding DUF1801 domain-containing protein codes for MAKNKTTYTAVNVVDFINAYVDNEQKKADSFRLIELMSEWSGFEPKMWGPTIIGFGNYHYKYASGHEGDAPLIGFSPRKAAFSLYVFSPTEENKHLLDNLGKYKISKACIYIKKLSDINIPALKEICEDSFKYLNEHHECACREK; via the coding sequence ATGGCAAAAAACAAAACAACCTATACAGCGGTTAATGTGGTTGATTTTATCAACGCTTATGTCGATAATGAACAAAAGAAAGCCGACAGCTTCCGCTTAATTGAATTAATGTCGGAATGGTCGGGATTTGAACCCAAAATGTGGGGTCCAACGATCATTGGATTCGGTAATTACCATTATAAATATGCCAGCGGACACGAAGGCGATGCACCGCTTATTGGCTTTTCACCACGAAAGGCAGCCTTTTCGTTATATGTGTTTTCGCCAACGGAGGAAAACAAGCATCTATTGGACAATCTTGGCAAATATAAAATCTCAAAAGCCTGTATCTATATCAAAAAGCTATCCGATATTAATATTCCCGCTTTAAAAGAAATATGCGAGGATAGTTTTAAATACCTTAATGAACATCATGAATGTGCGTGCAGGGAGAAGTAG